TCCGCCCTTGGGTCAAGGACGGTGTGAATGGTTCAACCGATCAATCGATTCAGTCGTGACGCGGATGTTCGTGTCGGGCGTATCCGGCGGCGCCCAGGTAACCAGCGTCGCCGCCAAGGGAAGCGAACTGGATCGACGTGCCTTCGAAAACATTGTCGAACGTGCGAGCCTGAAACTCATCGGCCACGCCCTTCAGGAATCGTCGGCCGACATCACAATCGGCACCGCCGAAGTTCATCGCGCCGCCCAGAACGACGCTGCCGGGATCGGTGATGTGGACAATCGTGGTGACGCCGATGCCCAACCATTTTGCCGTTTCGTCGACGATTTCCAATGCCAACTGGTCACCTTCGATCGCGGCTTCCCAAACCCGCTTGGCGGTCAGTTCGGTATCGCTGCCACCCATCGAACCGCTCAAACAGCTGTCCTGACCACGGGTCAATTGCTGCAAAGTTCGCTGGACCACGGCACTGGCCGACGCGTAAGCCTCCAGTTGCCCACGGCCGCCCCCCCAGACACACAGCCGTGCGGTGGGCGATGGATCGACGATCAGATGCCCACATTCGCTGCCAAAACTGTTCACCCCGTTGACCAATTCGCCGTCGACGATCAGCCCGCCGCCGACGCCGGTGCCCAGCGTCAGCAACACCATCGAACGGTCCGCACGCCCGCTGCCCAGCCAAAATTCGCCGTAGGCGGCCGCGTTGGCATCGTTCAAAAACGTGACCGGCCTTCCGAATCGCTGGGCGATCGCGTCGACCAGATGATAGCCCCACCAGCTTGGCAATTGTGGCGGCTGAACGAGCGTCCCGGCCTGCAGATCCATCGGCCCGGGAGCCCCGACGCCGACCGCGGCCACCCGTGTTTGAATGCCCAACTGACGGTCGATCTCTGCGGCCACCTCGGCGACGCGACCGACCGCCGCATCGGGACCTTCACTTTCACGCGTCGGGATCCGACGATACGCGACCGTCCCACCGCCGCTGTCGACCAGGCCGATTTTGATGCCCGTGCCGCCGATATCCACGCCCCAGTAAAATGGCGGTTTGGCGTCACCGATGTCGATCAATGCAGGGGTGCTGGTCATACGTTGGACAGGATCGTCGGTGGGCCGCGGCACGACGGTGGGGTGGTTCGCGTGCAATGCTGAAATGTCAAAGACGTGGAAGTATAGGAACGCCCCGACATCGTCACAACGCGGCCCCTTTTTCACATTCCACCGCTGTCAGTTCCTATCCGCCCGATTCCGTCGCCCGATCACCCCAAGTCGGCGCCCGGGTCGGATCCCCCGCATCGGCGTCCGGTCCAACCTGTTCGTCCCCACGTGCACCGAGAAGTATCCCCCCAGCCGATGAAGCTTGTCTATTTGACCGCCGGAGCCGCCGGGATGTTCTGCGGCAGTTGCATGCATGACAACGCTCTGGCCAGGGCCCTGGCAGGCAAAGGTGTCGATTGCGTCCTGCAACCGCTGTACACACCGATTCGCACTGACGAAATCAGCGTCGCGCGATCTCAGGTTTTCTTCGGCGGCATCGAAATTTATCTGCTACAGCGGATGCCCTGGCTGCGATTCGTCCCCGCCACACTACGTTGTTGGCTGAACCATCCGGCGATCCTGCGATGGGCGACCCGCCGCGCCGGATCGACCGATCCGGCCGTCCTTGGCGACCTGGCCCTTTCGATGCTGCGGGGCGAACACGGCCGCCAAGCCGATGAAGTCCGGCGTCTGGTCGATTGGTTGGAATCCGACATGCGCCCCGATGCCGTCGTGCTGACCAATTTGCTGATCGGTGGCATGCTGCCCACACTCAGGCGACGGCTGCCGGAAACCAAGATCATCGTCTTGCTACAGGGCGACGACATTTTTCTGGACCACTTGCCCGAGCAACAACGTGGCGAAGCGATCCGGCTGTGCAGCGACTTGGCCGAATCGGTGGATCATTTCATCGTCAACAGCTGCTTCTATGGCGAAAAGATGTCGGCTCTGTTAGGCATCCCCGATGATCGATGGTCGGTGCATCCGTTGTCGATCGACGTCGCCGAAATGCAGGCAACCCCAGACATCGACGGCCCCGTCTCATCCGACAACTCGAGCGGTTTTAGGCTGGGCTACCTGGCACGGATCGCACCCGAAAAGGGTCTGCACCATCTGGTCGATGCTTTTATCGAATTGTGTCGACGCAACGAAACGCCCGGCATCGAATTGCACGTCGCCGGCTGGCTGGGCGACCAAAACCGACCGTACTTTGATCAGCTGGTCCGTCGAATCGAAGAAGCGGGTCTGAGCAACCAGTTCTTCCATCACGGCAGCCCCGACCTGAACGGCAAGATCCGGTTCCTGCGGTCGCTGGACCTTCTTAGCGTGCCGACCGATTACGAAGACCCCAAGGGGCTGTTCGTTCTGGAAGCGTTGGCCAATGGCGTGCCGGTTGTCCAACCCGACCACGGCGCGTTCGGCGAATTGGTACAGTCCACCGGTGGCGGTTTGACATATCCCTGCGACCATCCTGACGGACTGGCGGACACGATCGCTCGGCTGCGCAGCGATGACGACTTGCGAATCGAATTGGGACGCAAAGGCCAAAGCATCGTCGGCGAAAGGCACACCATCGATGGTGCCGCCCAGAATTTGATCGACCTGATAAGGTCACTTCAAAAGCACGAGCACGACGATCTTCCTTTGTCGCCTGAATCTGGCAAGCCCGCGGCAGAGAACGTCTGATGGCCTGGACGTGCCAGGTCCGCTTGATTCAAGTCGAACCGGCATGGCTGGTCGCCGAAACCGGCGAGGCATCGGCTGGCGATTCGACCACCGGCAACGTGCCCAATCTCCGGTGCATTTCCTGGACACTGCGTGGATACGCCGCGTGGTTTTCGGCAAAGTCGATCGAAACGTCCAACGCGTCCAGCATCTTTTCGGTCTGGCCGTGAAAATGCAGATACGATCCCATCAAGGTGTGAGCGTATTCGAACTTGGTCGGCCCCATCAGCGCGGCACGGAAAAAGTTCCGCAGGTACAACCAGCGCGTTGATCGGTCGGACAACAACCGCCAAGCGATCGTGCGAAACCCGCGAAACATCCGCCGAAATTCCCAGCCATTGGGAACGTGTTTGTTGACAATCTTGATACGCCGGGTCGTGTCCAAAACACGATCCATGAACGCTTTGGGGCTGTAAACGGTCGCGATGATCGTCCGCAATTCTTGATAGATTTCCAGCCGATCACGCTGAGTCACAAAATTCAAACCGCTAATCGTTTGGTCCTTGGACTCGTTGCTGCGAAGTTCATAATCCGCTGATCCATCGGAAAGCCACTGATGATTGGAATCGATCAGCCGTCGTTCCCGCGCTAAACGACGCGTCAACTGTGTGTTTGGCAGAGCACTTAACAGCCCGACCATCGACAACGCGATGCCACTTTCCTGGATGAAGCGAATCATCGGACCATCAGTTCCCGGTTTATCCGTGTCGAACCCGATGATCAGCCCGGCAGCGATCGAAATGCCGTGATCATAAATCGTGCGCACCCGCTGAATGATGGGCTGGACGGTGTTGATCCGTTTTTGGGTATGGATCAACGTTTCTTCGTCAGGCGATTCGATGCCCAAGAAGACATACCGGAACTGAACCTCGCGCATCAGCTTCATCAGATCCGTATCGTCCGCCAGGTTGATGCTGGCTTCGGTGGAAAACACAAAGGGGTAATTGTGTTCTTCGTTCCAGGTCTTGATGGCTTCCAGCAATGGACGAATCAGTTTCCGATTTCCGATGAAGTTGTCATCAGTGAAATCCACCCATCCGCGATAGCCCAAGTCGTACAGCGTTTGCAGTTCCGCGACGAATTGCTGTGGCGTTTTCACACGCGGAACGCGACCAAACAATTCGATGATGTCACAAAATTCACAGTTGTACGGACAACCACGCGATGACTGGACGCCGACGTGCAAATAGTCGTCAAATGAAATCAGATCAAATCGTGGCGTCGGGGTCTTCGTTACGTCCGGTTTGCGTTCGGATTGGAACAATCCTCTCGGATTGCCGTCACGCCAACTGTCCAGCCAAATCGGAATGGTTGCCTCGCCTTCGCCGGTGACCACCGCGTCGGCATGTTCATAGATGTGGGGTTGGCTGGTCGGATCGGGACCGCCCACGGCAATGAACTTTCCGTCGGCCTTGGCCTTTTCGATCAGCTTCAAGACGCCGGGCTGTTGCGGCAGCATACCGCCGGTACAGATGACGTCGGCGTTCCGCCAAGCTTCTTCGTCTAGCGGCCGGACATTCAAATCGCACAGTTCGAACTGCCACGTTTCGGGCAAAAGGGCGGCGACGGTCATCAGCCCCAAGGGCGGCGCGGTGGCCTTGGCCCCGATCGCCCGAGCACTTTCGACGAAATTCCAGTAATTGGTCGATTCGAAGCACGGCTGAACCAACAGACAACGGATCGGACCGTCGGGGCTTTCCGGCAAATGCCCCAGGCCGGCCAATGCGGCATCGTGCAGTGCTTCGGAATCGGACATCGGCGGTCTCCGTCGTTTCGGTTGCTGTTGGCCGGCCCATTCACCGGATTTCGGTTTCGCTTCGACCCGGTGGCCGGACCTTCAAATGCCCCCCCGCCTGTGCCCCCCTTTCCGCTGTCGTCGGTCACCGCTCCGAAGAACGGTTTCTGGGCTCCAGCGTCTACCACGATCCTCCGAACGACGCGACCAATCAAGCTCGCAAGGATAATGCGGCTTATCACGCCATTTACCGCCTATAAGGCAGGTTAACGCCTGACCATCAAAGGAAAGCCTGGGAGTTTCCCCCGCTCATACTAGACTGCGTGCTTGTCGCACCCCTCGCGAGCCTGCACTTTTCTGCCGCCGATTTGTCATGCCAGCCCCGTCGTCGAAGCCGAATTCCGTCCTGCTGACCGGTGCCACCGGGATGGTCGGATGCCACTTGCTGGATCGGTTGATCGACCGCAGACGAAACGTCGTCTGTCTGGTACGCGGGCAAAACGATGATCAAGCCCGCCATCGTGTTGATGAAGTTCTGAAGCGATTCGGGCGACGATTGGATGATCACGCCGACCAGATCGAGGTCGTGGCCGGTGACCTTTCGGCCGAAGCGGTCGGATTGTCTCCGATCCATCGTGAACATCTGGCGGCCCGCGTCGACACCGTGCTGCACTGCGCCGCGTCGCTCAGTTTTCGCCCCGCCAGCGAATCGGTACAGGGCGAACCGTACCGCACTAACGTCGACGGGACCCGTCACTTGGTCCAACTGGCACGCCAAATCGGTGTGAAGGACTTTCACTACGTGTCGACGGCCTACGTCTGTGGCGCCCGCCGCGGACGCGTGTTGGAAGCCGATCTGGATCACGGCCAATCGTTCGCCAACGATTACGAACGCAGCAAGTTGTTGGCCGAACAGATGCTGCGGAACACGCCCGGCATCCGAGTCAGCTTTTATCGTCCGTCGATCGTGATCGATTCGACCGGGCGATCCCCCGTCACCGCAGACCGAACGGTCTACGGCGCCTTTCAAACGTATCGTGCTTTGGCAAGCCGTTTCGGTCTGCCCCGTGAAGGCGGATGGTTTTCGACTTTGGGCTTCACCGGTGACGAACGCAAAAACCTGGTCGAAGCCGACTGGGTCGCCGATTCAATCGTCGCTCTGATGCACAGTCCGCCGCACCATCAATCCACGTACCACTTGACGGCACCGTCGGGAACTCCGATTCAACAATTGGAAACGGCATTCCGCGAAGCATGTCGGCGCGAGGGCGTAGCCGAACAAAATGGGAATGAATCGGCCGAAGCGTCCGCGGTCTTTCAAACGATGGCTGCCCCGTACGTCCGAACCTTCCTGCCCTATTTCAACAACGACCCAGAATTTGACCGATCTGCAACCTCCGGTGCTTTGACCGGCTTGGGACGTCCGGTCGCCGGTGACGTCACCACCGGCGATTTGATCGCGTTGCTTTCGACCGACAAAACGGTTTCACCGGCCAAGATCAAGGCCGAACCGCCCGTCGCACCTCTTGTGCGCGAAGATTCGGACGACCAAAGCGATGACGGCGATCCGCTGGTGATTGCGGGCTTCGACGTTTGCCTGCCGGGCGGCGCGGTCGGCCGCCAAGCTTTCGCCGACTTGTTGTTTGCCAACCGATCAGCGATCGACGAAGTGCCCCACGACCGCTTTGACCGATCACTGTACTTTGATCCGCGCCGCGGCCAAATCGGAAAGTCCTACACCACGTTGGGCGGTTGCGTGGGTGAATCAGCGATCGGACCGGATGTGGTCGATCGAGCGGCAAGGATCGGGCAATTTGATCCCTGTCACCTGCAATTCGCGACCGTGGCGTTGTCAGCCTGGCAACATGCCGGCGCCGAAGCCAACGAAGACTTGGCGGCCCGTTGTGGCATCTACGTCGGACACAGTGGCGGAACCAAACTGGGTGGCCCGCTTGCCATGTCGACCTTGGCCGAAGTGGTGTCCGAACAGATTCGCGAAGTCGCAGATTTCCCGCGCAGCAATGATTCCTTGCGTGGCGAAGTCACCGCAACCTTGGCCCGGCGACTTCGCGAAACACGACCGCATCGAAAACTGGACGCTGAAACGCATTTCAATGCCTATTCCGCGGCCTCATTGTCGGCACAACTGTTGAACCTGGGCGGCCCTCGTGAAGTCGTCGATGCCGCGTGTGCATCGTCCCTGGTCGCATTGCAACATGCGGCCACTGCGATCCAAGCAGGCCGAATTGACACGGCGATCGTCGGCGGCGCCACGTACAACAGCGTCGACAATTTGATCCTGTTTTCGCAGTCACAAGCCTGCAGCGACGAACACAGTTGTCCCTTCGACGAAAACGCCAGTGGGCTGATCAGCAGCGAAGGATACGTCGCGGTCGTCCTAACGCGTCGCAGCACGGCACGGCATCATGGCTTGAACGAACTGGCTGAACTGGTCGGCGTCGGTTTGGCATCGGACGGTCGCGGAAAAAGTCTGTGGGCCCCGCGGACCGAAGGCCAGCAATTGGCGATTCGCCGTGCCTATGATCGTTCGCCCGCGTTGTCCATCGACTACATGGAATGTCACGCGACCAGCACCCAAGTCGGCGACGCCACGGAATTGACCTCGCTTTCGACCTTGCTGGAAACCGATAGCAACCGCGGCCCCGGTCGCCCCTTGGCGATCGGCAGTGCCAAAAGCAATTTCGGACACACCTTAGAAGCCGCCGGGCTGGTTGGTCTGACGAAGGTCCTCGTTGCAATGCAGCACGAAACGCTGCCAGCATCCCTGAACTTCAAATCACCGACGCCACACTTTGATTGGACGCAAGGCCGCTTAAGCGTGGTGGACCATAACCAAGCTTGGCCGGTCAATACAAACCGCCAAGGCAAATCCGCCGCGGTCAACGCATTCGGCATCGGCGGATTGAACGCTCACGCGGTGATCCGCCAAGCGGGGCCGACCAAGCCCAAAGTACCGAATCACGGTTCAAACCAGTCCGCCGTCCGCGTTCGTCCGGCCGATCGGTCGTCGCGACCGACGCCGGGCCAACCGATCGCAATCGTCGGACGCGGCGTGGTTCTGCCGGGTGCGAACAACGTGGCGGCCATGTCCGCGATGTTGGCAAACGGCCGGTCGATGATCGCGTCGCCTCCCCAAGACCGATGGACGGGCGAAAACGTGTTCGCCGTCGACCGTCAGCCTTTCCGAACACCGCATTGTCTGGGCGGTTATATCCGCGACTATCAGTTCAACGGTCAACCGTATCGAATCCCGCCCAAGCAAGTCACCTATGCCAACCCGATCCAGATGATGCTGATCGATGCGGTACGGCAGACACTGGATGAATTGGGCGAGCCCGCGGATTTCCATGTGCCCGCCGACCGCGCGGTGATCGATCGCCGCCGAACCTCCGTGGTGGTGGGAACGATTTTCGGTGGCGAGTTTTCCAATCAGCTACAGGTCGGCATGCGAGTGCCGGAAATCTGCCGACACGTCCGCCAATGCCTTTCTGGTCAAGTCGACGTCGGAACATCCATCGACCGTTGGATGGATCAGTTCGCCCAGCACCTGATCCATCGCCATCCCGCGATTTTGGACGAAACCGGCAGCTTCACCGCCAGCACTTTGGCTTCGCGTATTGCCAAGACATTCGATTTGATGGGCGGTGCGTGTGCCGTCGACGCCGACGACGCATCCGGAATGTTGGCCCTGATGACGGCGGTCGACCAACTGCGGTTTGGTCAAGCGGACACGGTGATTTGCGGCGTCGCACAGCGCTCACTGGACTTGGTTGCTTTCGAACAATTGAGCCTGAGAGATCAACTGGTCCGCAGCGGCCGGCCCATCGATGTTCCGGACGATTGCCGCCAGATTTTGCCAGGCGAAGGCGTCGCGGTTCTTTTGCTACAGCGTCGCGAAGACGCCTTGAGATCCGGACACAAGATCCACGGGCTGATCGACCACGTCGGGTGTGAACGCATTGCCGCCCAGCATCGCGAAGACATTCGCTGTGATGCCATGGCCGGTGACAAACTGAATGCGGGATTGGTTCGTCAGTTCGGCTATCTTTCGGGCGCGCACCCGATTGTCCGAACGGTCGCCCAGTCGATCCGTTGGGCTCAGCCGACCGCCGCCGACGAACCGTGTGAATTGTTCGCCGTTGCGGAAGACGGATTCGGTGTCCGCGCATCACTCACCTCAGGTCGATCGGAAAACGACGCCGCTGTCTCCAGTGCAACGGCCCGTCATACCGAATCGGCGTCACCGATATCCACGACTTCCGCCGTCCGAGTTTCCGATGAACTGGGTACATCCGCCATGTCGCCACAAGCCACACTAGACGAATCGATTCGCCCAGTGGTCTGCCGCACCGATTCGGCCTGTGCCAGTTCGCCACGATGGCTGGTTGCCACCGAAAACGACCAAGAAGCGATCCGCCGGCATCTAACAAGCTGGGCGGAAGACCCCGATGGCGCGTTTGCATCGTCCACCGCTACATTCTCCGGTTCAACGAGTCGGTTCACAGCAGGCTTGGTCGTCACCGATCACCAGCGACTTGCCGAACAAGCTTCACGCTTGCTGAAATTGTGGAACCAGGGCACGCGTGTCACGGTGGATGAACGTGCTTGTGGGCTTCTGTGGAAGAACCAACCACAGCAGGACCGAGTCGCTTGGCTGTTTCCCGGCCAGGGATCGCAATACCCTCGCCGTCCCGAAATCATAGACCATCAAGCGGAATCCCAACGTTCGTTGGACGATTTCGACAGGGAACTTCAGACGCTGGGCATTGCGCCCATTGCGAACCGATTGCATGATCCCACACGAACCTTGGGTAAAGATGTCTGGTGGACGCAACTGTGGGTCCTGGGCGTCAGCCATGTGATGGCTGATTGCCTGGCCCAGGCGGGAATCCCGATGCACGTCGCAACCGGACACAGTTTTGGCGAATGCGGCGCGGCGTTGCACAGCGGGGCAATGAATCTGGCCCAATCAATTCGCTTTGCCAAACAACGCAGCGAAGCCGTTCTGACCAACGTCCGGCAATCAGGTTGTTTGCTTTCGGTCCGTGGCGACGCCAGCCGAATCGCATCGGCCCTGAGTCAAGGCGACTGCGACGTCGTCATCACGCACCACAATGCCCCGCAACAAGTCGTCGTCGCGGGAACGCCGGACGCCGTTGCCCAAGCGAAGGCCGTGCTTTCCGACGCTGGTTTGGCCGCGGTGGTGATTCCGGTACCGGCGGCCTTCCACACGCCGATGATGGAATCGGCGGAAAAGATGCTGCGTCAGACCTTTGCATCGCATCGCTTGCGTCCGCCGGTCTGTCCACTGCTGTCGTCCGTGTCGCTGCGTTACCTGGCCGATCCCGACGAGATCCTGGAAAACCTGATCAGCCAGCTGACGCGACCGGTTC
The nucleotide sequence above comes from Crateriforma spongiae. Encoded proteins:
- a CDS encoding type I polyketide synthase; this encodes MPAPSSKPNSVLLTGATGMVGCHLLDRLIDRRRNVVCLVRGQNDDQARHRVDEVLKRFGRRLDDHADQIEVVAGDLSAEAVGLSPIHREHLAARVDTVLHCAASLSFRPASESVQGEPYRTNVDGTRHLVQLARQIGVKDFHYVSTAYVCGARRGRVLEADLDHGQSFANDYERSKLLAEQMLRNTPGIRVSFYRPSIVIDSTGRSPVTADRTVYGAFQTYRALASRFGLPREGGWFSTLGFTGDERKNLVEADWVADSIVALMHSPPHHQSTYHLTAPSGTPIQQLETAFREACRREGVAEQNGNESAEASAVFQTMAAPYVRTFLPYFNNDPEFDRSATSGALTGLGRPVAGDVTTGDLIALLSTDKTVSPAKIKAEPPVAPLVREDSDDQSDDGDPLVIAGFDVCLPGGAVGRQAFADLLFANRSAIDEVPHDRFDRSLYFDPRRGQIGKSYTTLGGCVGESAIGPDVVDRAARIGQFDPCHLQFATVALSAWQHAGAEANEDLAARCGIYVGHSGGTKLGGPLAMSTLAEVVSEQIREVADFPRSNDSLRGEVTATLARRLRETRPHRKLDAETHFNAYSAASLSAQLLNLGGPREVVDAACASSLVALQHAATAIQAGRIDTAIVGGATYNSVDNLILFSQSQACSDEHSCPFDENASGLISSEGYVAVVLTRRSTARHHGLNELAELVGVGLASDGRGKSLWAPRTEGQQLAIRRAYDRSPALSIDYMECHATSTQVGDATELTSLSTLLETDSNRGPGRPLAIGSAKSNFGHTLEAAGLVGLTKVLVAMQHETLPASLNFKSPTPHFDWTQGRLSVVDHNQAWPVNTNRQGKSAAVNAFGIGGLNAHAVIRQAGPTKPKVPNHGSNQSAVRVRPADRSSRPTPGQPIAIVGRGVVLPGANNVAAMSAMLANGRSMIASPPQDRWTGENVFAVDRQPFRTPHCLGGYIRDYQFNGQPYRIPPKQVTYANPIQMMLIDAVRQTLDELGEPADFHVPADRAVIDRRRTSVVVGTIFGGEFSNQLQVGMRVPEICRHVRQCLSGQVDVGTSIDRWMDQFAQHLIHRHPAILDETGSFTASTLASRIAKTFDLMGGACAVDADDASGMLALMTAVDQLRFGQADTVICGVAQRSLDLVAFEQLSLRDQLVRSGRPIDVPDDCRQILPGEGVAVLLLQRREDALRSGHKIHGLIDHVGCERIAAQHREDIRCDAMAGDKLNAGLVRQFGYLSGAHPIVRTVAQSIRWAQPTAADEPCELFAVAEDGFGVRASLTSGRSENDAAVSSATARHTESASPISTTSAVRVSDELGTSAMSPQATLDESIRPVVCRTDSACASSPRWLVATENDQEAIRRHLTSWAEDPDGAFASSTATFSGSTSRFTAGLVVTDHQRLAEQASRLLKLWNQGTRVTVDERACGLLWKNQPQQDRVAWLFPGQGSQYPRRPEIIDHQAESQRSLDDFDRELQTLGIAPIANRLHDPTRTLGKDVWWTQLWVLGVSHVMADCLAQAGIPMHVATGHSFGECGAALHSGAMNLAQSIRFAKQRSEAVLTNVRQSGCLLSVRGDASRIASALSQGDCDVVITHHNAPQQVVVAGTPDAVAQAKAVLSDAGLAAVVIPVPAAFHTPMMESAEKMLRQTFASHRLRPPVCPLLSSVSLRYLADPDEILENLISQLTRPVQFAATMDRLCDDGVGLMVEVGPSDVLTRLSRSRNDDRAIALSLDAGDDTERQLSLIRLATTVVTGKPSDVNRGLQPPISAATNDVRHPEVDQRIVSGATEAAITIVDVTDKRRKASQNSVPRSSGESTASLSAGDSNGHHVNGVPNGRIANGHISNGIADSHTQVNHSIRDVSSNRMLPPTDAVSAVHPTTGNASTDTTAKQASDLLVNLVVELTGYSPDIVEFDADLEAELGVDSIKKAQIIGELADWSGMKLDLAQMKLSDYTTLGDILNLYSQHFGQPDCGQPAVTAAVAPAASPPSVTDAVAIPSASAAIVSGRGSLSQSVSSLMVDFVVDQTGYSPDIVDMQADLEAELGLDSIKKAQLLGELQEQYDLSGLDLGQLKLSDFPTLGSIRDFVLEQLGEDVTTATEKKKPTDQSSVTLTPQSLDQSAFSNHRSHPHGSDTSAVAETPRGPIGGVSVEPAQGHGNGVAVGVSDVTRPVGTTFPSDNGIPTTPEVEAPARGTCRFALRTVPAARLTGMPRQPNFSGDAIVVGHNPIADEIERRFGQTTFRCHRFPDHLSSRDVDHWLDHLWDQHATPHLFVTTPRDDAALDTLDAKAWGKRRDAALMTPFRVCQRWMQRMIDDDQMDRASLLSVVDAGGNFGFDGQCMPSAESGGIAGLTKAMRIESWMRGHRETPMLIVDGAPGATASDVVDGAWRELAQPSHDEEVVVDEDERWTIDACYQPLNESGGPVGPPSRGGVWVVSGGGRGITAMTAMSLAQRYDLSLHLLGTAPNPSIDDATRNAASADRTQLRRDVIQRAQREGQNPIETWRDLEKAIEIDQTLSQCRQRGIRAVYHSVDVSDGPAINQVLQQIRTSDGPIRGVLHGAGAGQDARFDRKRPDKVAKCIGAKVDGCLQLATATNDDPLEWFIGFGSISGRFGANGHTDYSLANDMLAKCIDRLRQQRPDVRCVTFHWHAWGDIGMAAKPEAKLALEMIGMQFMPADEGLRHFMNELEYGGDLPEVLITDRRYIRKFFPGPAMRETGKPEYPMLDPSSRGIASSQAHTITLDPTVDHFLNQHTVGGKPTLPMVMAIEMMAEAAALQAGQRRITACRNVRAIAALKFHHDDAMACEVIRETSSSESDGDGTNGRSQRWRLCADLRRGDGRMVEECRTHFSGEFLVENGLPHPDPPPAPVQHGVWDDIEYLGTDAPVYHGESLQCLRKVMVDTEQSKLWGRIASPSPAHLGGEDRPLAGWQIPCAAMDACLYAAAVLAYRLHDRPSLPVGFDQIALGRLPLAGEPLLIHWSVEQSLQHGLRLQGNLSGQNGDTIARFDGYDIGWLR
- a CDS encoding ROK family protein — protein: MTSTPALIDIGDAKPPFYWGVDIGGTGIKIGLVDSGGGTVAYRRIPTRESEGPDAAVGRVAEVAAEIDRQLGIQTRVAAVGVGAPGPMDLQAGTLVQPPQLPSWWGYHLVDAIAQRFGRPVTFLNDANAAAYGEFWLGSGRADRSMVLLTLGTGVGGGLIVDGELVNGVNSFGSECGHLIVDPSPTARLCVWGGGRGQLEAYASASAVVQRTLQQLTRGQDSCLSGSMGGSDTELTAKRVWEAAIEGDQLALEIVDETAKWLGIGVTTIVHITDPGSVVLGGAMNFGGADCDVGRRFLKGVADEFQARTFDNVFEGTSIQFASLGGDAGYLGAAGYARHEHPRHD
- a CDS encoding B12-binding domain-containing radical SAM protein is translated as MSDSEALHDAALAGLGHLPESPDGPIRCLLVQPCFESTNYWNFVESARAIGAKATAPPLGLMTVAALLPETWQFELCDLNVRPLDEEAWRNADVICTGGMLPQQPGVLKLIEKAKADGKFIAVGGPDPTSQPHIYEHADAVVTGEGEATIPIWLDSWRDGNPRGLFQSERKPDVTKTPTPRFDLISFDDYLHVGVQSSRGCPYNCEFCDIIELFGRVPRVKTPQQFVAELQTLYDLGYRGWVDFTDDNFIGNRKLIRPLLEAIKTWNEEHNYPFVFSTEASINLADDTDLMKLMREVQFRYVFLGIESPDEETLIHTQKRINTVQPIIQRVRTIYDHGISIAAGLIIGFDTDKPGTDGPMIRFIQESGIALSMVGLLSALPNTQLTRRLARERRLIDSNHQWLSDGSADYELRSNESKDQTISGLNFVTQRDRLEIYQELRTIIATVYSPKAFMDRVLDTTRRIKIVNKHVPNGWEFRRMFRGFRTIAWRLLSDRSTRWLYLRNFFRAALMGPTKFEYAHTLMGSYLHFHGQTEKMLDALDVSIDFAENHAAYPRSVQEMHRRLGTLPVVESPADASPVSATSHAGST
- a CDS encoding glycosyltransferase family 4 protein; translation: MKLVYLTAGAAGMFCGSCMHDNALARALAGKGVDCVLQPLYTPIRTDEISVARSQVFFGGIEIYLLQRMPWLRFVPATLRCWLNHPAILRWATRRAGSTDPAVLGDLALSMLRGEHGRQADEVRRLVDWLESDMRPDAVVLTNLLIGGMLPTLRRRLPETKIIVLLQGDDIFLDHLPEQQRGEAIRLCSDLAESVDHFIVNSCFYGEKMSALLGIPDDRWSVHPLSIDVAEMQATPDIDGPVSSDNSSGFRLGYLARIAPEKGLHHLVDAFIELCRRNETPGIELHVAGWLGDQNRPYFDQLVRRIEEAGLSNQFFHHGSPDLNGKIRFLRSLDLLSVPTDYEDPKGLFVLEALANGVPVVQPDHGAFGELVQSTGGGLTYPCDHPDGLADTIARLRSDDDLRIELGRKGQSIVGERHTIDGAAQNLIDLIRSLQKHEHDDLPLSPESGKPAAENV